A segment of the Odoribacter splanchnicus DSM 20712 genome:
TATTTTAAATTAATAGTTTTGTAACGCTTAGTTTGAATCTAAATAATAATGTAAATCATAAAGATTATGGCAGAAGAAAATGCAATTGAAAGAATAAGATGTGTGATCATCGGTTCAGGCCCTGCCGGCTATACTGCAGCTATTTATGCAGCCCGTGCGAATTTGAAACCGGTATTATATACAGGCTTACAGATGGGTGGACAGTTGACGACAACTACCGAAGTCGAGAATTTTCCCGGTTATCCGGAAGGAGTGACGGGTCCTGTTATGATGGAAGATATGCGTAAACAGGCAGAACGTTTCGGGACGGATATCCGTTTCGGTATCGTTACTGCCGTCGATTTTTCCGGGCATCCTCATAAACTGACGATCGACGATTGCAAGCAAATCGAAGCTGATGCAGTGATCATCGCTACGGGTGCTTCGGCTAAATACCTGGGGCTTCCTACCGAAGAGAAATTCAGAGGTCTGGGAGTGAGTGCCTGTGCTACTTGCGACGGATTCTTTTACCGGGGTAAAGATGTGGCTGTCGTCGGTGGTGGTGATACTGCTTGCGAGGAGGCAACTTATCTGGCAGGTCTGTGCCGGAAAGTATATCTGATTGTCCGCAAAAACTATCTGAGAGCTTCTAAAGCTATGCAGCAACGGGTATTCAATACTGAAAACATCGAAGTGCTTTTCGAACACAATACGCTGGAACTTTACGGGTCGGATATGGGACTCGAAGGTGCACGTCTGTTGTACCGGAAAGGAGAACCGGAAGAATGTGAAAAGGACATTAAGATCGACGGATTCTTCCTGGCTATCGGTCATCATCCGAATTCCGAAGTATTCAGTAAGTATGTAAAGGTAGATGAACAAGGTTATATTATTACCGAAGGAGCTTCGACCCGTACCAATGTGCCGGGTGTGTTCGCTGCCGGAGATATCATGGATCCGGTTTATCGTCAGGGGATTGCCGCTGCAGGTTCTGGTTGCCGCGCTGCTATCGATGCCGAACGGTATATCGGTGAGTTGGAAAGTAAATAAAAATAAAACAGCCGTCGTGAGACGGCTGTTTTATTTTATCGTAACCATTGTCGCTCCGTATCCATATTGTTTGAAAGAAGCATCCTGATGATGGTGGCGTTTGTATTTTGTCTGGAGTTCCCATAAAATGCGCTGCCGTAAGATACCGTCTCCTTTTCCATGAATAAAGATTATTTTTTGGCCTTTCCGTAGTTTGTATTCTTCCATGGTTTTCCGGAAAATTTCCAATTGATATTCCAGGATGTCTTTATTATTCATTCCGGCCGTTGTTTCGAGTAATTCATGGCAATGTAAATCTATCTCGACGATGTTACCGACAATCTGTTTTTGTGGCCGGGGAGTCGGGGCCGGTGTTGTGTCCTTTTTCTCGCGTATGGCCTGAGTGAGTTGTTTCTCATCGATTTCTTCGGTGGCAGGCAGATGTTCTTTATCCAAAGCACGGATGATGCAAATCGAATCAAACCAGCGGGTATGTTTATAAATACCGGATTTACAAAGATTGACGGTATTGATTTTTACTTCTGCTTCGATCGGAGTTCTGGGTGTCGTGGAACCTTTCTTGAAAAAGATAGCCTGGATATGAACGGCTTTTATACCGGCATCGATATCTTTTAACGAGTATGTTCCTATCGGACAAGTGCTGTCCGGATTACAATTACCGGCACTGATACCGCTATATTTTTCCCCATGGCGAAAAGCGATCGAATAGAGACAAGTTTGCTGTGTATCGTTAACCAAAAATAGTTCATAGCGGGAATCCGGTAAATTGTTGAAATTATCGGGGACAATAGCGAAATACAACGTATCGCCCGATTCCATCGTTACCCCTTTTTGTACCTGAGTTACGGAACTACTATCCGGTTTAGAAGGAGTGAAATCAGAGTGGATGACGACCAGGTCACTTGTTGAAGCCGGTATTTCGAACCCATAGTCGTCGACAAAGATATTGACGGTTGTATTGTCTATGATGCCGGTTACTTTACCTTCCATTTTTTCTGAAATGAAACGTACGATATCACCTATCCTTATATTCATAGCTGTGTTATAAAATTAAAATGGGAAATAGCGGCATTATTTCAACACTTTGAAAGTCAACGGGCCAGAATCGTGATGGTCCGGACAATCGTGGTGTTGACAGGCTTCTCCGGAATCGGTGAGTGCGCCTTGTAACCAGGCATTGACTACTGCTTCGACACTGCCCGAACATCCCCGTATCACCCGGATATGGTGGTCTTCGAGCGTATGTTTGGCTCCTTCGCCCATATTGCCCGCGAGCATCAATTCAACACCTTTTTCTTCTAATACCGAGGCTATATTGGATTTGCATCCACATCCTTCCGGAGAAGCCTGAATTTCTGTACAGACAATCAGTTTGTCTTCACTGATTGTAAAAATCGTATAATACTCACAATGTCCGAAATGATCGTCGACGACATTATTTCTTGTCGGAATAGCTACTTTCATAAGATTCGATTTATAGGGACAAAGGTAGCTATTAATCCTCACCTTTCCCTTATTTTTCGGGGAGTTTTTTCAGACAGAAAAACCAATCGTAGCATCGGGTACCACTGGCAGGTTTGTCCATTCGTTCGTTTGCCGCATTGAACGAGCCCGGGGTAGGAGCGATCACTTCGTCTCCAGGACACCAGTCGGCCGGTAGGGCTACTCCATATTTATCGATGGTTTGCAAGCCGATAAGTACCCGTTTCAGTTCGTCGAAATTTCGTCCCAGAGCCAGCGGATAATAGATAATGGCCCGGATGATTCCTTGCGGATCGATGTAAAATACGGCACGGACAGCGTTGGTCGAGCTTTCCCGGGGTTGGATCATGCCGTATAAATGGGCTACTTCCATGGTCACATCGGCAATTAACGGAAATTGAACCTCAACATTTTTCTTTCCTTTGTACTCGATCTTTTCCCGGATGGTCCGCAACCAGGCAATATGACTGTATAAACCGTCGACAGAAAGTCCTATCAGTTGACAATTCAGCGCTTTGAATTCTTCCGTCATAGCTCCGAAAGTAACGAATTCGGAGGTACATACCGGAGTGAAATCGGAAGGATGACTGAAAAGAATAATCCATTTGCCGTTAAAGTCCAGAGGAAAATGAATTTTTCCTTGAGTAGTGACTGCATCGAATACCGGAGCCTGATCGCCGATCCGGGGCATCGGAATAGTTTCGTCTGTAAAATCCATGATGATACTGTTTTAAGTTGTTTGTAATACCTGAAATACGTTTTTTTCTGCCGAAAGGTTGGAAATAGTCGGATAACCTTTCTTTTGTGGTTGGCGTAAAATCTTGATAACGAAATGGTTTTTAATGAGAAGAAGCATGACTTTTAAAATTGTTGTTTTGAGTTTGATGTTAGGTATTTGGGGCTTGGATGCCTGGTCACAAAATGAAGAGCCGGACTTTTCGGGACAATCGGAAGATAGTCTGATGCAGGCTTTAGGAAATATACCGGCTTTCACTATATATAAAGATAATTATGTGGTGACCGGAACGAGTTTCACCGGTGGAAAAATTTCGAAATACAATTCGGATGCTAAATTTCAGATTAGCTTACGCCACCGGCTTTACCGTAAGTTATTGCCTTATCGGATTTATTTATTCCTGACGTATAGCCAGAAGTCTTTTTGGGATATTTACCGGAAATCGGCCCCTTTTGCGGACAATAATTATAACCCTTCTTTAGGGTTCGGACGTAATTTTATCGGGGAGGGAAGGATTAAAGGTATCGGGATGGTGCAGTTCGAGCATGAATCGAACGGGCGCGACAGTATTTGGTCGAGGAGTTGGAACCGGTTGACTTTTACCGGTATTTATCTGATGAATAAAAATTATACTTTTCAGGCCAAGGTTTGGATAGCTATGCAGGTAGCTAAAGAAAACAGACACCTGACCAGATATGCCGGAATCGGACATTTGGCAGCGACTTATGCCAGTGATAACGGACGTTTGTCCTGTTCGGCCTTAATGATAAAACGGGGTGGGTGGAATTGGAATGCGAATTGGCGTTTGGAGGTTGCCTATCGATTGTTCAGAGAAGATAACCAGTATTTATTTATGCAATTTTGTAATGGATATGGCGAAAGTATGATCGCCTACAATCAGTTCAGGCGTTACTTACGGTTTGGATTTGTGATCAAACCCCGCTCGGTGACTATATTTTAAAGGAAAGGTGTGTGATTAATTGTGATATTTTTGGGCGTAATCGTTTGAAATTATTAAATTAGCGGGTCGAAAAGTAATAAATATTAAATATATAATGAGATGACATTACAAGAATTCCAACAATCTATCCGGGAAGGTATTCCCGCGGAATTGCCTGCACCGAAACCTTATGATCCGGAGGTAAACCATGCACCGAAACGGAAGGATATCCTGACGAAAGAGGAAAAAAAACTCGCTATCCGGAACGCCTTACGCTATTTCGAACCGCGGCATCATGCTGTTTTGGCCCGTGAATTTGCAGAAGAATTAGAAAAATATGGCCGGATTTATATGTATCGGTTTCGGCCGGATTATGAAATGTACGCTCATAATATATACGATTATCCTCATAAATGTTTGCAAGCGGCTGCTATTATGCTGATGATCAACAATAATCTGGATAAGGCTGTTGCACAACATCCCCATGAGTTGATTACTTACGGAGGAAACGGTGCGGTATTCCAAAACTGGGCACAATATCGTCTGGCTATGAAATATTTGTCAGAAATGACCGACGAACAAACTCTGGTGATGTATTCCGGTCATCCGCTGGGATTGTTTCCTTCGCATAAAGATGCTCCCCGGGTTGTGGTCACCAATGGTATGGTCATTCCGAATTATTCGAAACAGGACGATTGGGAAAGGTTTAATGCTCTTGGTGTATCCCAATACGGACAAATGACTGCCGGATCGTATATGTATATCGGGCCGCAAGGAATCGTTCATGGTACTACCATTACGGTTTTAAATGCCGGTCGTAAGATTTCCAAACATGGTGAAGGTCTGGCGGGGAAGTTGTTCGTTACCGCAGGTTTGGGAGGTATGTCGGGAGCTCAGCCTAAAGCAGGAAATATTGCCGGTTGTGTAAGTATCACTGCCGAAATCAATCCGAAAGCTACCCATACCCGTTATTCACAGGGATGGGTAGATGAGGTGATCGATGATCTGGATGTGCTGATGAAACGGGTGCGGCAGGCGAAAGCTGAGAAACAGGTCGTTTCCATTGCTTACCAAGGGAATGTCGTCGATTTGTGGGAACGGCTGGCTGAGGAAGATATCGTGGTGGAGCTGGGATCCGACCAGACTTCTTTGCATAATCCCTGGGCAGGAGGATATTATCCTGTCGGTCTTTCTTTCGAAGAGAGCAAACAAATGATGGCCGAACAACCGGAATTATTTAAAGAGAAAGTACAGGAGTCCTTGCGTCGCCATGTGGCTGCTATCAATAAATGTGTCGAACGGTTCGGAACTTATTTCTTCGATTACGGGAATGCATTTTTATTGGAGTCTTCCCGTGCCGGTGCCGATATCCTGAAGCCGAACGGCGATTTCAAGTATCCTTCTTATGTGCAGGATATTATGGGACCGATGTGTTTCGATTACGGTTTCGGTCCTTTCCGTTGGGTATGTACCAGCGGTGATCCGAAGGATTTGGCGAAGACCGATGAGTTGGCTGCTAAAGTACTGGAAGAGCTGGCTGCTCAGTCTCCGAAAGAAATTCAGCAACAGATGCATGACAATATACGCTGGATCAAAGCTGCTGCCGAAAACCATTTGGTGGTAGGTTCACAGGCTCGCATCCTTTACGCAGATGCTGAAGGAAGAATAAAGATTGCAGAAGCTTTTAACAAGGCGATCGAATGGGGAGAGATCTCTGCTCCTGTTGTGCTGGGACGTGATCACCACGATGTGTCCGGAACAGATTCACCTTACCGGGAGACTTCGAATATTTACGACGGATCGAAGTTTACGGCGGATATGGCCGTACAGAATGTGATCGGTGATTCTTTCAGAGGGGCTACCTGGGTGTCTTTGCATAATGGTGGTGGTGTCGGCTGGGGAGAAGTGATCAACGGAGGTTTCGGTATGTTGCTGGATGGCTCTGCCGATGCTGACAGACGCTTGAAAAATATGCTGTTCTGGGATGTGAATAACGGTATTTCCCGCCGGAGCTGGGCTCGGAACGAAGGTGCCGTATTTGCGATCAAACGGGCTATGGAGGCGAATCCGAATCTGAAAGTGACTTTACCGAATTACGCAGACGATCAGTTGGTGGAAAGTTTATTCTGATCCGATAGAATAGTCCGATAAGTAAAGAATTCTTTTATAGTTGGACGGTGCATATACAGTTTTTAACTGTTGGCACCGTTCATTTTTTATTCTTGATTTTCTTTGAAGGCCTTTCGGACCGGCTATCAATTGTCGAACCCGGGGCGTACGAATGTCCTGGCTTTAGGAAAATACTCGTCGGCATCGCTGCGTAATTGTTCCAATACTACCAATAGATGGGATATTTCTTTTTGATAAGCCGGACACAAAGGTTGTATTATTTTCCAGTTTTCAATCGAACGTTCCACCCCGATAAGAGCCACTTTGGCCGATCCATTATAGTCTTCTGTCGTTTTTGACTTATTGGCCGTATGGTAGTGATAACCGTATAATGCCCTTCGGATTTTGGCTTGAATCAAATCCGGATACCAGCCGACGACTTCTAAAGCCTCTTCCAGAAGTTCGTTTTTTTCTTTATCATTTATTATTTCGTAAAGCTGCTCCAGACATTTATCGGCCCAATATTCGTAAATACTGCAAATTCGGAGGAGATCCGAAGATTCGAGTTTTTGGTAAACTTGCTCTCTTGGAGTCCCTTCGTAATCCTCACCCCAAAACTCCCGGTCGATATTTTCCGAAGCATAAATGTCCTCGACATTTAATCCGCGTTCTTCAGCCAATTCATGTAATACTTCATAAGTAGATTCGAAGACTTCTTTCAGGCGTGCCCAAATACTTTCATCTTCCCGATGGCCTTCCCGTTCAAAATTGAAACCGCCTTTCTCCTCGATCTTTTTTCCCATTACAAAGCTCATACACCGCAACTGTTGTTCGCATTTTTCACACCAACGATCGCAATAATTATAAATACCAGGGATGAATCCGACATCCACAACTTTTTTAATTTTCTTTTTGGACACAATTATCTAAGATTGAGTTTTACAGACTTTTTTAGTCAAACTACCCTAATTCTTCAAAGATTCCGGACTATTTTACCAGAATACAGGGTACAAAGATAGTCTATATCAATAAAATAAAAAAAAATTTTGAAAACTTCATCAAATAATATGGTTAACCAGGCGATATCCCTCTGTATTATTCATTAAAAACTATTATTTTATAACCGTCGGAATGCTATTGATTACTATATCGCTTCTCTGATTCGGAGAATACATCCGATTGGAAGATTTGTATTTAAGGGGATTTTACTTTATTTTCGCGCCGGATTTCTGGTAAACATCCTGTTTATATATAAATGACGCTGGAGTAGGGTTTCGGTATCGCATGGGCAGGGCGGAAATGATTGTGCGTCGATTCGGGCAGGCGGTAAATCGCTTTCTTTTTTTCCGGAGAATGGACTGTCGGAGGGAAGCATATCCGACTTTGTAAAATTGAATAGTCGACAAGTTTATATTCGATACTATGTGGTTGTTACTGGCTTTTGTTTCTGCTACTTTGTTGGGATTGTACGATGTGGTGAAAAAAATTTCTTTAGAGAGGAATGCAGTTATACCGGTTCTCTTTTTGAATATTTTTTTCTGTTGTCTTCTTTTTTTACCGGTGGTCCTTTTATCTGCCTTGGCTCCTGACATGATGCGGAATACGTTGTTATTCTTACCGGCTATCGGAAGTGAAGGGCATTTTTTGTTATTTTTGAAAGCTGTGATCGTTTTGGCTTCCTGGATTTTCGCTTATTTTTCTTTGAAACATTTGCCTATTACGATTGCTTCACCGATCAAGGCTACCCAGCCTATTCTGACTTTACTGGGAGCTTTACTTGTTTTTGGAGAACGGTTGAACATTTGGCAATGGGCCGGAGTTTTAACTGCAGTAATTTCTTTGTTTTTGCTTTCCCGTTCAGGTAAGAAAGAGGGAATCCGGTTTGCGCATAATAAGTGGATTTATTTTATGATTCTTGCAGTCGTAACCGGTTCTGTGAGTGGGTTATACGATAAATATCTGATGACTTGTCTCGACCGGATGAATGTGCAGGTATGGTATAATTTTTACCAATTGGCTATAATGGGGGTTATTTTATTTACACTTTGGTATCCCGGAAGAAAAAAATCTACTCCTTTTCAATGGCGTAATACTATTCCTTTTATTTCTATTTTGTTGGTGCTGGCTGATTTTGTTTATTTCTATGCTTTAAGCTACGAAGACTCGATGATTTCTATTATTTCTTTAGTGCGCAGGAGTGGGGTGGTGGTTTCATTTATTGCCGGAGCGATCTGGTTTAAAGAGAGGAATTTGAAAGCTAAGTTTATAGACCTGCTTTTGGTTTTAGCCGGTATGTATCTGATTTATTTAGGAACTCGTTGATGGGCGGGAAAGTCAGTCTTTTCTAAGGAAGGAGAAATATTAAGGTAGACGGGCGGTAACTCCTGATACTGATTTTGGAATCTAGCCCGAAGGCTCCGGTCAGCATACAGAAAAAACGGCTAATCCGGATTGAAAAGCTGCCGGTCTGTTCAAAAAATTTTTGGAGCGACATCAGCGGTTTTACAAGCCCGGAGAAGTCGCTCCGAAGTACTTTGAAGATCGGCTCTTTATCGAAGAGGTTAGATAACTTCGGCAACGACAAATGTACTGCCACCGATGTAAATCATATCTTCGGAGGAGGCAGCTTGCCGGGCTGCTTCATAAGCTGCTGCGACAGTGGGATAATATTCGCCTTGCAGGCCTGCTTGTCTTGCTTTTTGAGCAAGCTGTTGCTCCGGCATAGCCCGGGGAATGGAAGCTTTGCAGAAATAATACACCGCATCCTGAGGAAGGATATGTAATACGCTGTCGATGTCTTTGTCACTAACCATACCGATGACAAAATGAAGCTTTCGATACCGGCACTGTTTTAATTGTTGGGTGATCTCTGTCAGGCCATCGATATTGTGACCCGTGTCGCAAATGGTCAATGGCTGGTTGGAAAGGGTTTGCCAGCGTCCGAATAAACCGGTATTCGTCACTACCCGTTCGATACCTTGCCGGACTTGCTGGTCGCTGATCTTTAAGCCTGCTTGTTGTAAAACGGGTATAGTCTCCAGTACCGTAGGAATATTTTTTCGTTGATAGAGTCCTTTCAATTCACTGGTTAAATGATCGAAATGCCAACCGTTTTTCCGTGTCAGCTGGAAACTTCCGTCGATGTTAATCGTTGTCGTCCAGTTGTCACTTGCAAATTCGATCGGAGTTTCACAGGTTTGAGCTTTTTGCTCGAAAACAAAATCGTAGGTTTTGTCGCGCGTACCGATGACAACCGGAATACCGGGTTTTATGATTCCTGCTTTTTCGCTTGCAATTTTTTCGAGGGTGTTCCCCAGGAGTGCCATATGATCGAAGGAAATATTTGTAATAACAGAGGCTAAAGGAGTGATAATGTTCGTGGAATCGAGGCGTCCACCCAGTCCGACTTCGATCACTGCAATATCCACCTGGCTATCGGCGAAATACTTGAAAGCCATAGCTACCGTCATTTCGAAGAAAGACGGTTTTACCCGGGAGAATAAATCGGCGTGATGCCGGACAAAATCGATGACATATTGTTCACTGACCATTTCTCCGTTGATTTTAATCCTTTCCCGGAAATCTTTTAAATGAGGGGAAGTATACAGGCCGGTTTTATATCCGGCTTGCTGTAATATAGAAGCCAGCATGTGGGATACCGATCCTTTGCCGTTCGTACCTGCCACATGAATCGTTTTGAAGTTTTTATGGGGATGTCTGAAATATTCATCCAATTGTAAAGTGTTGTCCAGGTTTGCTTTGTACGCAGCCTGACCTTCCCTTTGGTACATCGGGAGCTGGGCAAACAACCAATTTAAAGTTTCCTGATAATTCATGATTTGTTTTTTCAAAATTTCAAATGTTATTCCCGGACTTTTCATTTTTAGGTGAAGGTCTGAGAACAAGATGCAAAAGTACTAAACAAATGAAATTGCTTGTTGAAAATCCGGGATTTATTCTCTTTGCTGTGAAAAAAAAATTAATTTTGCAGGTTATAAATAGATTATTTATGAAAGCTGATATAAATGTACCTATACCTGTCTTGAGACGTATGCCTTCTTATCTTTCTTTTGTAAAGACTTTACAAAAGCAGGGAGAGAAGTACGTGTCTTCTACCCGGATAGCTGAATATATGGAAATCGATTCGACTCAGGTGACGAAGGATCTTTCCCATACCGGTATTTCGGGTAAAACACGGGTTGGATACGAGGTGGACAGTTTTGTGCGGATTCTGGAAGATTTTTTGGGTTTTAGCCGGGTGGACGGAGCATTTTTGGTCGGAGCCGGTTCGTTGGGGAGTGCTTTGCTGCAAGATAAAGGATTGTCTGCTTTCGGGTTACAGATAGAGGCTGCCTTCGATACGGATAAAACGAAGATCGGTACAAAAGTCAATGATATCGAAATATTTCATATCGATCAATTCCGTGCTATGGCTGCCGAACGGAAAGTGGTGATCGGTATTATTACCGTCCCCGCCGAACATGCACAGAATGTAGCCGACTTGATGGTCGCCTGGGGAATTAAAGCCATCTGGAATTTTACTCCTGCCCGCATAAAGGTCCCTACGCATATTGTCGTGCAAAATACCACCATCTATATGAACCTCGCTATCTTGTTCAATAAATTGTACAACGATAAGGGGGAAAAAAAGTAAAAGGTTAAAAGCTAAAGCCTATCGTCTTTAACTTTTTACTTTTACCTTTTTACCTTTTACTTTTTTTCTTATCTTTGCACCTTATTAAAAATAAGCTGCGTACGTAGCGTAGTAATAAAATAAACGACTATGATAAAAATTAAATTTCCGGATGGAAATGTAAAAGAATTTGAGTCAGGTGTGACCGGCTTGGATATTGCCCGGGGAATTAGTTCCAAACTGGCTAAGGAAGTGTTGTCCATATCTGTGAATGGGGAAATTTGGGATTTGACACGTCCTATTACAGCAGATGCTGAAATTAAATTATTTACCTGGGATGATCAGGAAGGAAAACATGCTTTCTGGCATTCTTCGGCCCACTTGATGGCAGAAGCCCTGCAACAATTATACCCGAATACCAAATTCGGTATCGGACCGGCTATCGAAAACGGATTTTACTATGATATCGATCCGGGAGAAGGGGTCGTTTTGACCGACAAAGATCTGGAAACCATCGAGAAGAAAATGCTTGAATTGGCGCGCCAGAAAGAAGAGTATTGCCGTATCAATGTGAGCAAGCAAGAAGCACTGGAGCATTTCAACAGTATCAACGAAACTTATAAAGTGGAGTTAATCAACGATTTGGAAGACGGTAAGATTACTTATTATCGTCAGGGCTCCTTTACCGATCTTTGCCGTGGTCCGCACTTACCGGATACTTCTTATATTAAGGCTATAAAACTGACCGGTTTAGCCGGTGCTTACTGGAGAGGGAACGAGCATAATAAAATGTTGACCCGTATCTACGGTATCACTTTCCCGAAACAGAAAATGCTGGACGAATGGCTGGTATTGATGGAAGAGGCGAAGCAACGGGATCACCGGAAGATCGGTAAAGAAATGGAATTGTTTACTTTTTCCCAAGCTGTGGGTGCCGGTTTACCGATGTGGTTGCCGAAAGGAGCTATGTTGCGCGACCGTTTGGAGGGATTTTTGCGGAAAGTACAGAAGAAATACGGTTACCAGCAAGTCATTACCCCACATATCGGGAATGTGAATCTGTATAAGACTTCCGGACATTACCAGAAATACGGAAAAGATAGTTTTCAGGTGATTACGACTCCTCAGGAAGGTGAAGAGTTTATGTTGAAACCGATGAACTGTCCTCACCATTGCGAGATTTATAAATTCAAGCCCCGTTCTTATAAAGATCTGCCACTGCGTTTTGCTGAATTCGGTACGGTGTATCGTTACGAGCAGAGCGGAGAGTTGCATGGTTTGACCCGGGTACGTGGATTTACGCAGGACGATGCTCACTTATTCTGTACGCCCGATCAGTTGAAAGAAGAGTTTAAAAAAGTAATCGATATTATTTTTACTATCTTTAAGGCGCTGGATTTCAAAGATTTTACTGCTCAGGTATCTTTACGTGATCCGAAGAATACAGAGAAGTATATCGGTACGGATGAGAACTGGGAAAAAGCGGAACGTGCCATCATCGAAGCGGCTGAAGAAAAAGGCCTGAAGACGACTGTCGAATTGGGCGAAGCTGCTTTCTACGGAC
Coding sequences within it:
- the trxB gene encoding thioredoxin-disulfide reductase, which codes for MAEENAIERIRCVIIGSGPAGYTAAIYAARANLKPVLYTGLQMGGQLTTTTEVENFPGYPEGVTGPVMMEDMRKQAERFGTDIRFGIVTAVDFSGHPHKLTIDDCKQIEADAVIIATGASAKYLGLPTEEKFRGLGVSACATCDGFFYRGKDVAVVGGGDTACEEATYLAGLCRKVYLIVRKNYLRASKAMQQRVFNTENIEVLFEHNTLELYGSDMGLEGARLLYRKGEPEECEKDIKIDGFFLAIGHHPNSEVFSKYVKVDEQGYIITEGASTRTNVPGVFAAGDIMDPVYRQGIAAAGSGCRAAIDAERYIGELESK
- a CDS encoding DUF2027 domain-containing protein yields the protein MNIRIGDIVRFISEKMEGKVTGIIDNTTVNIFVDDYGFEIPASTSDLVVIHSDFTPSKPDSSSVTQVQKGVTMESGDTLYFAIVPDNFNNLPDSRYELFLVNDTQQTCLYSIAFRHGEKYSGISAGNCNPDSTCPIGTYSLKDIDAGIKAVHIQAIFFKKGSTTPRTPIEAEVKINTVNLCKSGIYKHTRWFDSICIIRALDKEHLPATEEIDEKQLTQAIREKKDTTPAPTPRPQKQIVGNIVEIDLHCHELLETTAGMNNKDILEYQLEIFRKTMEEYKLRKGQKIIFIHGKGDGILRQRILWELQTKYKRHHHQDASFKQYGYGATMVTIK
- a CDS encoding peroxiredoxin — translated: MDFTDETIPMPRIGDQAPVFDAVTTQGKIHFPLDFNGKWIILFSHPSDFTPVCTSEFVTFGAMTEEFKALNCQLIGLSVDGLYSHIAWLRTIREKIEYKGKKNVEVQFPLIADVTMEVAHLYGMIQPRESSTNAVRAVFYIDPQGIIRAIIYYPLALGRNFDELKRVLIGLQTIDKYGVALPADWCPGDEVIAPTPGSFNAANERMDKPASGTRCYDWFFCLKKLPEK
- a CDS encoding NifB/NifX family molybdenum-iron cluster-binding protein, whose product is MKVAIPTRNNVVDDHFGHCEYYTIFTISEDKLIVCTEIQASPEGCGCKSNIASVLEEKGVELMLAGNMGEGAKHTLEDHHIRVIRGCSGSVEAVVNAWLQGALTDSGEACQHHDCPDHHDSGPLTFKVLK
- a CDS encoding phospholipase A, which produces MTFKIVVLSLMLGIWGLDAWSQNEEPDFSGQSEDSLMQALGNIPAFTIYKDNYVVTGTSFTGGKISKYNSDAKFQISLRHRLYRKLLPYRIYLFLTYSQKSFWDIYRKSAPFADNNYNPSLGFGRNFIGEGRIKGIGMVQFEHESNGRDSIWSRSWNRLTFTGIYLMNKNYTFQAKVWIAMQVAKENRHLTRYAGIGHLAATYASDNGRLSCSALMIKRGGWNWNANWRLEVAYRLFREDNQYLFMQFCNGYGESMIAYNQFRRYLRFGFVIKPRSVTIF
- a CDS encoding bifunctional folylpolyglutamate synthase/dihydrofolate synthase, with the protein product MNYQETLNWLFAQLPMYQREGQAAYKANLDNTLQLDEYFRHPHKNFKTIHVAGTNGKGSVSHMLASILQQAGYKTGLYTSPHLKDFRERIKINGEMVSEQYVIDFVRHHADLFSRVKPSFFEMTVAMAFKYFADSQVDIAVIEVGLGGRLDSTNIITPLASVITNISFDHMALLGNTLEKIASEKAGIIKPGIPVVIGTRDKTYDFVFEQKAQTCETPIEFASDNWTTTINIDGSFQLTRKNGWHFDHLTSELKGLYQRKNIPTVLETIPVLQQAGLKISDQQVRQGIERVVTNTGLFGRWQTLSNQPLTICDTGHNIDGLTEITQQLKQCRYRKLHFVIGMVSDKDIDSVLHILPQDAVYYFCKASIPRAMPEQQLAQKARQAGLQGEYYPTVAAAYEAARQAASSEDMIYIGGSTFVVAEVI
- a CDS encoding urocanate hydratase, with amino-acid sequence MTLQEFQQSIREGIPAELPAPKPYDPEVNHAPKRKDILTKEEKKLAIRNALRYFEPRHHAVLAREFAEELEKYGRIYMYRFRPDYEMYAHNIYDYPHKCLQAAAIMLMINNNLDKAVAQHPHELITYGGNGAVFQNWAQYRLAMKYLSEMTDEQTLVMYSGHPLGLFPSHKDAPRVVVTNGMVIPNYSKQDDWERFNALGVSQYGQMTAGSYMYIGPQGIVHGTTITVLNAGRKISKHGEGLAGKLFVTAGLGGMSGAQPKAGNIAGCVSITAEINPKATHTRYSQGWVDEVIDDLDVLMKRVRQAKAEKQVVSIAYQGNVVDLWERLAEEDIVVELGSDQTSLHNPWAGGYYPVGLSFEESKQMMAEQPELFKEKVQESLRRHVAAINKCVERFGTYFFDYGNAFLLESSRAGADILKPNGDFKYPSYVQDIMGPMCFDYGFGPFRWVCTSGDPKDLAKTDELAAKVLEELAAQSPKEIQQQMHDNIRWIKAAAENHLVVGSQARILYADAEGRIKIAEAFNKAIEWGEISAPVVLGRDHHDVSGTDSPYRETSNIYDGSKFTADMAVQNVIGDSFRGATWVSLHNGGGVGWGEVINGGFGMLLDGSADADRRLKNMLFWDVNNGISRRSWARNEGAVFAIKRAMEANPNLKVTLPNYADDQLVESLF
- a CDS encoding DMT family transporter, which gives rise to MWLLLAFVSATLLGLYDVVKKISLERNAVIPVLFLNIFFCCLLFLPVVLLSALAPDMMRNTLLFLPAIGSEGHFLLFLKAVIVLASWIFAYFSLKHLPITIASPIKATQPILTLLGALLVFGERLNIWQWAGVLTAVISLFLLSRSGKKEGIRFAHNKWIYFMILAVVTGSVSGLYDKYLMTCLDRMNVQVWYNFYQLAIMGVILFTLWYPGRKKSTPFQWRNTIPFISILLVLADFVYFYALSYEDSMISIISLVRRSGVVVSFIAGAIWFKERNLKAKFIDLLLVLAGMYLIYLGTR
- a CDS encoding redox-sensing transcriptional repressor Rex, which produces MKADINVPIPVLRRMPSYLSFVKTLQKQGEKYVSSTRIAEYMEIDSTQVTKDLSHTGISGKTRVGYEVDSFVRILEDFLGFSRVDGAFLVGAGSLGSALLQDKGLSAFGLQIEAAFDTDKTKIGTKVNDIEIFHIDQFRAMAAERKVVIGIITVPAEHAQNVADLMVAWGIKAIWNFTPARIKVPTHIVVQNTTIYMNLAILFNKLYNDKGEKK